The Festucalex cinctus isolate MCC-2025b chromosome 6, RoL_Fcin_1.0, whole genome shotgun sequence genomic sequence ACGTGTTTACCATTGTGACACAATTCATGAATATTcggaatgaatggaaaaaaaatgatcaagTTGTAGTAAGCAACAAGAGCGCTCCTCTTGCTTTCAATGTCTCGCTCGACTCGCTGGCCGCAACTGTTTGCCCCAAAATTGCTTGACCTAACAAAATGGCCATGTGGTTGATAGGTGGGGGGGTCGGTGACGTCATGTGAATACTATCTATATAGGAATAACTACATGAGTGAGGATATTGGGTTAAAAATAGCACCCTgcactagagagagagagagagaaaaaagcatCACATTTAATCCCAATCCCTGATACTTGGCCTTGCACACAGGAGTTATCCCTGAAAGTAAAAAGAAAGATGACAAAGGTTCTGTCTTTAGACCTGTTGGTCCAGTGTCACAGTTCTGATGAAACTTTATCCAGAGGCAGCATAAGAGGTAAAACTCCCAGCAGTGACGGTCTTCCGGACTATTGCCTCCCCTCAACATCCTCGATGGTTTCCACCAGGCACCGGCCGCGTGTCTCCGACAACTGCGATGCCACAACTGCCCCTAGGACAGCTGAGGAGAACAAGACGATCTGGGGGAGCTCCTTCCACACTTCATCCAGTAAAAGGATCAGAGGAGCGAGGGCCACACCGATTCGGGCCATGGCGGAGTTGAAGCCCATCGCGTTCTgtctacaaaacaaaaagtacagTATAGACCTTCTGGTTTTTCATACCTTGCATGGTTTAGCTGCGCAGACAGAAACAGGTCACCTGGTTACAGGAAGCTGGAATCTATCCCGCTAGTTTGGGGTGAGAGGATTTACTTGGGACTTGGGACCACCACCCCCATTTAAATAAGACCCTTGTATGTAGGGCTCAACAATAtagaaataatctaattgtaatccCCCACCCCACTCAATATTGGGAGTGTGATTTATGATGCAATTATTTTACTAATTTTATtaagaatttttattattaattataggCATTAGGCACACAGATTTATGCATACGTTTTGCTGTTGTTTAGTAACCACTAGCCATGGAATAATTAGACTTTAACAAAATGTACAGATCTAATTAGACTTTAACAAAACATGACTCATTCATTCTTTTCAGCACActacttcaaaaacaaaatttgaccaaacaaaaacaaaataaatcagatTACAACCTAAAACTTAATTACAGAAACAGTTTAAAAATTTATTAGCTTTTAAATCTTAAATGatcttttaaatattaaattagtacataaaatgatttttaatcttctaattatttcagaattgtcattttttgcaTGTTTAATGAATAAATGAGTCTCAGTGTTGGCAATTGTTCCAATTTTCAACTATTCACAATCAATTGCACATCagctaaaatattaaaatatgactttttgtttttttcaggcaGTGCACAAATACTGACAATCTGCTGTTAAGAAATATGCAAGCGTACCTGACTAGAGTGGGAAACAGTTCGGACGAATATAGTATAATGGTTCCAAATGCTGCTGAAGCAAAGCCTTTTCCAATGACTGCCACCGCTGTTCTCAAGGTAGACATATCTGGGAGAGGGTCACAGGCATCATTAAGTAGGACAAAATTTCAATCTGAAAAAATATCACACCAACCTTTTGGTATCACAATGTTGATTCCCAGAGAGACCGCAAGCATCATTAACATTCCCACCTGCGTGCGCTTCCTACCGATCCTGTCCAATAACAGCAAAATGCACAATCTGCCCGGCACTTCAACTAAAGAGTAGAGCAATTGAGTGAGGTAAACATTGAGGCCAAAGCCGCTGATGTTGAAGGTGATGCCGTAGAATGCGATTGCCATGCTGAGCCTAGTGAAGAGAGAGTGGACTGTAACAGGATGTAAACCACACATGGATCTGGAGaacatcatttatttatcttgcACACAGACCAAACTGAACCAGTGCATAACGACAGTCTTCTCATTTTAGGCGTTCTCATCAGGTCCAGGTAGGTGTACACTCGTCCTTTCTTCTCTGTCATCACAATGGAGGACAGAGTCTGGAAATAGTTGAAGGAACATTCTTAATGATTTTGATGATTCAAACGCGACCATCATTAAGAGGACTATACAAACCTCAGGTTGAAGTCTTTGACATGACGCCTCAGTTCCGTTCATTTTGGCACATTTGTTGAGACACACGTGAGCTTCCTCCAGCTTTCCGTTGGCAATGAGCCATCGAGCTGACTCTGGCATCCACCTGGAGGTTAAAGGCAAAATTgatgctttaaaaacaaaacaaaacataaagtcTCATAAAGTCTGCAAATGTTCAATCAAGGAAACTAGACAGGCTTTTGGATTAAATGTTAACCTTTTCAACCACCAAAAACTGTCCAGTGTGTTGTCCTTGATTCAACTTTTGCAAATGTAACTTTTACTGCAGCTTGGATGACTGACAAGCTACAGTCTATACAGACACAATGTTCACAATGTCTCGGCTACTAAATAACCATTCGTTGGAACcagttcatttttaaaaattcatttttacatCTTATATATTACCTCCACGTGAAGATACCCAACATGACGGGCAAAGTGACGCTAACCGTCAGCCACCTCCAGTCTTTCACAAGGTAAGCAATGGGTACGAAGCAAATGTGCCCAAATGTCCAGGAGAAGCTGTCCATGATTCCAACCATCTTTCTGTGTTCTATGTCCACCCACTCCACACCTGTATGAAGATGAATAAGGACACAGATAGGTAAATAAAGCACTTCAAATGGTGATGAAAAGCAATTAGAGGATCTGGAATTACTGTACAGAGAACCAAAGAGACGATGACAATGCCAGTCATGCAAAAGCCGGTAAGGAATCTCAGCACTGCGAACATCAGGAAGGATGAGGCGAAAGCACTGGCGAGAGCAAACACCATTCCAGAGAGATACGACGTGAGCAGCATGATCCTCCGACCGAACCTGAGACAGGAAGTCAACACATGTCGGTCAAGTCATTAGCTGACACGGACTGTAGGTTCTCTTTATAATCAAATCTTAATAGACCTGTGAGGAGATGGTGAAATTTTGCACAAACACCATCATTGGCAGTCTGGACAGTGGACACAGTGGTACTGAATTCTTTTAAAACACCAATAGTCACGAGTTGTGTTAAGTTGGCAACACTGAGTAACCCTTGCTCTGTCCCAATGCCTTAGCGGTTCTCACGGTTGTGATAGTAACACAACTGCTCTTCTCATTCGAATATCAGAGACCTTTTGAAAGCCCGTTAGAAACTGAAAAATCACATTATATGTCTCGTTTATGTTGCAACTTTCACCTTGTCCCATCAGGGAGCGgctcacattttgttttgcacaatgtttatacAACTTGCCCTCTCTGAAACAACACAGTTTGTTTGTTCTATCCTGGCTTGGGATCGGCCCAcctggggtgtatttcacaaagcaggtttagtttAGGTTTAGGTTTAGAAACctgggtaaagaaaccctgaaaagtgggaaaTTCGTTTCATAAATcgaggtaactgaaaccagaggataagagggaacttgagcctgtttcataaaaagaggtcatttaaagaggctgtctgccggattcactcaggaaaatgcactttttaaatacaggatgtacacactttaactttctctcagtctacacatctgtgtttttgataaccttttgtggtaatttcgtcttcactcactcattcacacacgtaagcttctgtgagtgagtgagtgagtgagtgagtgagtgagtgagtgagtgagtgagtgaaaaaaataaatgtttttgttgttttttttaatctgcgggagcggtacaagatggtattctccggagtttgtgaactcacaaataccgtaaTAATTCATCTTGCAAGGttatcaaataataataatggagaaaaaacaaaccaacaataTGCTTGCTTTTGGTTGAGTCAACATATCTTAGGATCTTTTACATGGTAAATGTCGGAAAAATAAGGTAAACATTTCCACAATTTTATTggtatgtcttcaaattttgacaCTCAATAGTAAAAAGTTAAAAGGAGTATCTTTGGATggaagggcttttttttttttctttttctttttttttaaaaaaggggaagtaaaaaaaaatacaataataaattcTGGGCGGCGCGGTAGTCAAGTGGTTAGTACGTCCACCtcgcagttctgaggactccgattcgagcccaggctccggccttcctgggtggagtttgcatgttctccccgtgcccgcgtgggtcttctccgggtactccggtctcctcccacattccaaagacatgcatggcaggttaattgagcgctctgaattgtccctaggtgtgcttatgagtgtggatggtcgttcgtttctgtgtgccctgcgattggctggcaaccagtccagggtgtaccccgcctactgcccaaagccagctgagataggcgccagcaccccccgctacccttgtgaggaataagcggtcaagaaaatggatggatggatggataatatattCTATGGACCACCACTAAACACaatgttctgattaatattgtgtgtgtggaatgtgaattaaacagcaaaatccgcCTGTTCCATGAGCCTTCCATGGAAGTGTGTTACCTGTCACTCAGAATTCCAAAGGTGATAGCTCCAAACATGACGCCAACAAAGAAGATGGTGGTCGTGGTTTGGCTTCTGCTTCTTTTATCACACACCAGGTCCCACTAATAGGaacacattcacattttttaataGTGGAAATCCAGTGACAAAATGTCAAGTATAGGCCAATATAATGCAAGTCACCTCAGTAGCCAGAGTGGACTTGAAGGTGGTGTTATCatacacccatccatccatacaggGCAAGGTGGGCGCCTGAATGACGTCAGACGTGTTGAACAGCAGGTGATATTGAGGCTCGGCAAACATCCGACACGAACTTCGGGTGCCGTCTTCCTCCAGCGGGATGCTGACGGTGATCCTGTCTGCCATGGACAGATTCCCGAAGAGCCCTCCGTCGTCCAGGGCGGCGACATGGCAGTGGTGCGCCGGAACGGCCGCGATGAAGCTGTTGAGCAAAAAGTGGCAGGGCAGCGTGAAGCGACTGAAGAAGCTGATGGCGACGATCATCTTCTGGAATCTTCCGAATCCGCCGATGTCAGAGATGATGTCCTCGAACTTCATGATGGGCActgatgtgtgtgtgtaggtctACCAGACACACACCGCAGCCTTCTCACACGAGAAAAGGTAATCGAGACCTTGGAAGAGATTATCTTCAACCTCTGATGCAGCTCGGCAAATAATTCACAAAGGCCACTTCATATATACTTTCCACCTGTTTGCAAGGGTGGGCGGTGCAGGCTCATGAGCCGTAACATCATCTTCAATCGATGATCGTGCGACCCCTGCGGTCTCATCACTTGCAGCCCAAGTGATCCATGCTGATAACTGAATGTCGGCCTGCTGAGACCTGCTTTTCCTGGAATCGGCTATCAAATGAAAACAGCGATTGCAAATCCTAAAACATCCCAAAAATATCAAgggacaaaatataaaatgtaatctataaatgatttaaattgtttttacaaGCTAATTTGCTTCTTGCTTTTAAattcatattttaaaatgtaaatattgagaaattagtgtaatttatttgggattttcaattaaaactggCAATTCGATCCACCCAGTAGCCTATTATAAAACAGCAAGTTTCTGGCTGGCTGCTACCTCCTAATAGTCCCAaatttataaacaaataaataaatctgtcttGTATGCTTTATGAAACCGTAATTTAAAATTCACTCCGttcattcttttattttcttttttattacaataataataataataataataataataataataatccatccattttcttgaccgcttattcctcacaagggtcgcggggggtgctggcgcctatctcagctggctctgggcagtaggcggggggcaccctggactggttgccagccaatcgcagggcacacagagacgaacaaccatccacactcacaagcatacctacgaacaattcggagcgcccatttaacctgccatgcatgtctttggaatgtgggaggagactggagtacccggagaagacccacgcgggcacggggagaacatgcaaactccacccaggaaggccgaaggctggactcgatcttgcgtcctcagcactgggaggcccTGGTTTAAAATATATACTCTAAAATTGTGGGGGTGCTATTGTTCACTTTGGGGTTGCTGAAGCACACCCAAAATATGGGCTAAATACGCATCTAACAAAAGTTATCCCTGAAAGTAAAagagatgagaaaaaaagttcTGTGCTTAGTCCTGTTGGTCCAGCTTCAGATTTATTGTCATTCCAACATGTGCAACGAAAACGTAAAGTGCACAGCTATGATGAAATTGTACTCAGAGGCATTACAGGTGAATTTGCCACCAGTCTTGATCTTCCGGCCTCTCGCCTGCCCTCAACATCCTCGATGGTTTCCGGCAAGCACCGCCCGCGTGTCTCCGGTAGCTGCGATGCCACAACTGCCCCCAGGACAGCTGAGGAGAACAAGACGATCTGGGGGAGCTCCTTCCACACTTCATCCAGTAAAAGGATCAGAGGAACGAGGGCCACACCGATTCGGGACATGGAGGAGTTGAAGCCCAACCCGTTCTgtctacaaaataaaaagtacagtaGACCTTTTGGTATTGCCAGTAAAACTACACGTGTCCTTAACTTGCATAGATTCGCTGCGTGGATGGAAAGGGTCACTGCCTGGCTATCCCCGTTGGTTTGGGGTGAGAGGTCAGATGCATCTGGGACTGGTCACcaccataattttaaaaaaagagcctAGGAAAGAGGGCCTCAATTATAcagaaaaataatctaataGCTATCCCCCTCCTCAAGTATTGCTAGTGTGATttaataggcttttttttttttccaaggtccTTATGtatttaacaataataaaatctgTATATTAGACTTATAATACATAAAATGTTGTGCTCTTTTAGGTTAGGAACCATGAAACAATGGAAGAATTTTAAGGGGTAAGCGAATCCGTTCTACCTGCCCACAAGGGCAAGCAATAGCAAACAGCACCACCCAGAGCCCGTCTGATGTTACACCCCTCAGTCAGTCAGTGCAGAAATACTAACTAACAGTCTGCTGTTGAAAAATATGCAAGCTCACCTGACGACAGTGGGAAACAGTTCGGAAGAATAGAGCCCAATGGCTCCAAATGCTGCTGAAGCAAAGCCTTTTCCAATGACTGCCACCGCTGTTCTCAAGGTAGACATATCTGGGGGAGGGTcacaagtaggggtgtgaaaaaaaatcgattcggcaatatatcgcgatactacatcacgcaattctcgaatcgattcaataggcggctgaatcgatttttaaacttccatttttaatggaaaaatattcaacaaaacgtcttacttcgggttagggttctcaccttaagcatagaagaatgttatattaatggaacattaagccttaatattttatttcagtgctgttaaaacatgaaacagattacaacctgtataagactgaagtttcagataaataatacattttcatacaaatcttagactgtaaaagtttactgattagtattttctaaatttgaattaaaaaaaaatcgcaacaatcgacttataaattcgtatcgggattaatcggtatcgaatcgaatcttgacctgtgaatcgtgatacgaatcgaatcgtcaggtactaggcaattcacacccctagtcacaAGCATCATTAAGTAGGACAACATTTCAATCTGAAGAAACATGGTAACAACAACCTTTTGGTATCACAATGTTGATTCCCAGAGAGACCGCGAGCATCATTATCATTCCCACGTGCGTGCGCTTTCTGCCGATCCTGTCCAGTAACAACAAAACGGACGATTTACCCGGCACTTCAACTAAAGAGTAGAGCAATTGAGTGAGGTAAACATTGAGGCCAAATCCGCTGATGTTGAAGGTGATGCCGTAGAATGGGATTGCCATGCTGAGCCTAGTGAAGAGAGAGTGGACTGTAACAGGATGTAAACCACACGTGGATCTGCATGGAGATCATCATTTATTGATGTTGCACACAGACCAAAGTAATCCAGTGTATAAGGAGAGTATTCTCATTTTAGGTGTTCTCATCAGGTCCATATAGGAATACACTCGGCCTTTCTTCTGTGTCAACACGATGGAGGACAGAGTCTGGAAATAGTCAGAGGAACATTCTTGATGATTTTGATGATTCGAACACGACCATCATTATGAGGATTATACAAACCTCAGGTTGAAGTCTTTGACATAACGTCTCAGTTCCGTTCATTTTGGCACATTTGATGAGACACATGTGAGCTTCCTCCAGCTTTCCGTTGGCAATGAGCCATCGAGCTGACTCTGGCATCCACCTGGAGGTCAAAGGCAAAATTGCTGCTTTGAGGCCCATCATATTAAAATTAGCTTTCTCTTGTTTTTATACAAGTGGTTGGATTTCCATCGTACCTGCACACTCGTACAGTGTAAACATAAAATCTCCTTTAAGACTAAAATATTTTACATCCATTTGCTGAAATATATAAAaccaaacagcaacaacaactgtcTGTGTTCACTTAATTTACTGACGTGTCTAGTACAGCACCACGTCAATATATTGTATATGCATATTCTAACTGACTTCAAAATTCACGGGGGCTAACGCTTTTGTGAATTAATATATTCCATCACGAGTCACGGCATAAATTACATCCCATCCACGGTCCACCTAGTCGTTAAGACAAACCTCCACGAAGAGTCAGACAAGATGTACTGCAATTACGCTACATTCGCCATTCGGTGGCGCTGCGCTACAACTTTGGTGTTCAAATGGGGGTCACGTGTTGCCGGTGGTGAAACGCCAACAGCCTTAGTCAAACAACAGTCTTAGTTAAAACAGcaaaatatactaaaatatacaaataatacTACTTAACGTTAGTTTGAGTTACTATTATGGTTATGTTTAGTGTTATAGTTACGTTTaggcttatttaaaaaataaaataaaaaaataaaaaataaaaaaagtaagacGGAAAATCTCAACCGAGAGAAGCCATTCCGGATAA encodes the following:
- the LOC144020850 gene encoding solute carrier family 22 member 7-like, which codes for MKFEDIISDIGGFGRFQKMIVAISFFSRFTLPCHFLLNSFIAAVPAHHCHVAALDDGGLFGNLSMADRITVSIPLEEDGTRSSCRMFAEPQYHLLFNTSDVIQAPTLPCMDGWVYDNTTFKSTLATEWDLVCDKRSRSQTTTTIFFVGVMFGAITFGILSDRFGRRIMLLTSYLSGMVFALASAFASSFLMFAVLRFLTGFCMTGIVIVSLVLCVEWVDIEHRKMVGIMDSFSWTFGHICFVPIAYLVKDWRWLTVSVTLPVMLGIFTWRWMPESARWLIANGKLEEAHVCLNKCAKMNGTEASCQRLQPETLSSIVMTEKKGRVYTYLDLMRTPKMRRLSLCTGSVWLSMAIAFYGITFNISGFGLNVYLTQLLYSLVEVPGRLCILLLLDRIGRKRTQVGMLMMLAVSLGINIVIPKDMSTLRTAVAVIGKGFASAAFGTIILYSSELFPTLVRQNAMGFNSAMARIGVALAPLILLLDEVWKELPQIVLFSSAVLGAVVASQLSETRGRCLVETIEDVEGRQ